A portion of the Desulfobacterales bacterium genome contains these proteins:
- a CDS encoding phosphate ABC transporter substrate-binding protein, with protein MKKIISRMGLNMYSGVMIIAMIFISGMISGAMATGLEDFAGEKGTIRISGGTAHIPVLKEVARRIMTNNSNIQISIAGGGSGVGIIQVGEGLVDIGNTGRKPTDEEVEKYALKMFKWAIDGVGVVVNPKNNVQSMTKVQLGDIFSGKISNWKALGGQDKSINVYTRDRASGTRDVFWKKALNKAEITPGANIVVSNGAMKTAVSNDPYGIGYVSVGYIDSSVSPVSLDGVVPTLQTVREGTYTVSRGLYSNTKGVPTGLIEKFIDYLFSADGQKIVSDKGFVPVK; from the coding sequence ATGAAAAAAATAATATCCCGGATGGGCCTGAACATGTATTCAGGGGTCATGATCATCGCAATGATATTTATTTCCGGTATGATTTCGGGTGCCATGGCTACCGGTTTGGAGGACTTTGCAGGGGAAAAGGGAACCATCAGAATTTCCGGAGGAACCGCCCATATCCCGGTTTTAAAAGAGGTTGCCAGGCGCATCATGACAAATAACTCAAATATTCAGATCAGTATTGCCGGAGGCGGATCGGGTGTCGGAATCATACAGGTCGGTGAAGGCCTGGTCGATATAGGAAATACCGGCCGGAAACCCACGGATGAGGAAGTTGAAAAATATGCGCTCAAGATGTTTAAATGGGCAATCGATGGCGTTGGCGTCGTGGTAAATCCGAAAAACAATGTGCAGTCGATGACAAAGGTCCAGCTGGGTGATATTTTTTCCGGGAAAATCAGTAACTGGAAAGCCCTGGGCGGTCAGGATAAATCAATTAATGTCTATACCCGCGACAGGGCAAGCGGAACACGGGATGTTTTCTGGAAAAAAGCGTTGAACAAGGCCGAGATTACTCCGGGAGCCAATATCGTGGTGTCAAACGGAGCGATGAAGACAGCGGTTTCCAATGACCCGTATGGCATCGGATACGTGTCCGTCGGGTATATTGACAGCAGTGTCAGCCCTGTATCACTTGATGGCGTCGTTCCGACCCTTCAAACCGTCAGAGAGGGAACCTATACGGTTTCCAGGGGATTGTACAGCAACACCAAAGGCGTGCCGACCGGGTTAATTGAAAAGTTCATCGATTATCTGTTCAGTGCCGATGGACAGAAGATTGTTTCCGATAAGGGGTTTGTTCCTGTAAAATGA
- a CDS encoding SagB/ThcOx family dehydrogenase yields the protein MNTKSLQTAGLALTVLLISPTLASGQEFKPVQLSEPQLDTGRPLMQVLKDRKSSRAFSTEKLPEQVLSNMLWAAFGVNRPDSGKRTAPSAMNWQEIDIYVAAASGLYLYDAKAHALKPVLSEDIRALTGRQPFVQEAPVNLVYVADFSKMGKAEVDDKTFYSAADTGFICQNIYLYCASEGLATVVRGLVDRPALARVMMLRADQRIILSQSVGYPKK from the coding sequence ATGAACACAAAATCGCTTCAAACCGCTGGCCTGGCGCTGACCGTTTTGCTCATCAGCCCGACGCTTGCTTCCGGGCAGGAATTCAAGCCGGTCCAACTTTCAGAACCGCAGCTGGACACCGGAAGACCGCTGATGCAGGTGTTGAAGGATAGAAAATCTTCGCGTGCGTTCAGCACTGAAAAATTGCCCGAGCAGGTGCTTTCCAATATGCTTTGGGCGGCGTTTGGCGTGAATCGGCCGGACTCAGGAAAGCGTACCGCGCCATCTGCGATGAACTGGCAGGAAATTGACATCTACGTCGCTGCCGCCTCTGGCCTTTACCTTTATGATGCAAAGGCGCACGCGTTAAAACCGGTTCTCTCGGAAGACATCCGGGCGCTGACCGGCCGTCAGCCGTTTGTGCAGGAGGCACCTGTGAACCTGGTCTATGTTGCGGATTTCTCGAAAATGGGCAAAGCGGAAGTTGACGACAAAACTTTCTATTCTGCCGCTGACACGGGCTTCATTTGCCAGAATATTTACCTGTACTGCGCCTCCGAAGGATTGGCCACTGTTGTGCGGGGGTTGGTCGACAGGCCCGCCCTGGCCAGGGTGATGATGCTGCGAGCTGATCAGCGGATCATCCTCTCACAGTCAGTGGGATATCCAAAAAAATAG
- a CDS encoding ion transporter — protein sequence MNIRKRTWEIVEVAKRGDTASRAFDITILTMIFLNVIAVIIGSVPSIQMRWGGALNLFEIVSVIVFTLEYILRLWACTVDSRFSGPIRGRVRQTFRVVSIIDLLAILPFYLPLIGVDLRSLRVLRLLRILRIAKIGRYYSSLNLIKSVFRSNKEELVLTSVLMCLLLVVSSTLLYFCENVAQPDVFSSIPATMWWAVATLTTVGYGDIYPITIMGRFFASIIAILGIGMFALPAGILGAGFVEAIQESKKSERICPHCGKEIR from the coding sequence ATGAATATACGCAAGCGCACATGGGAGATAGTCGAAGTGGCGAAGCGAGGTGACACAGCCAGCCGTGCCTTTGACATCACCATCCTGACAATGATCTTTCTGAACGTTATTGCGGTAATTATTGGCTCAGTCCCGTCCATTCAGATGCGTTGGGGCGGGGCCCTGAACCTGTTCGAGATCGTATCGGTGATCGTATTTACGCTGGAATACATCTTGCGACTCTGGGCATGCACGGTCGATTCCCGTTTTTCAGGTCCCATCCGCGGCCGTGTTCGTCAAACTTTTCGGGTAGTGTCGATAATTGATCTTCTGGCGATCCTGCCCTTCTATCTTCCCTTGATCGGGGTGGACCTTCGCTCCCTCCGGGTTCTGCGGCTGCTTCGGATTCTTCGCATCGCCAAGATCGGTCGATACTACTCGTCGCTTAATCTGATCAAGAGTGTGTTCCGGTCGAATAAGGAAGAATTGGTTCTCACCTCGGTCCTGATGTGCCTGCTTCTGGTTGTATCTTCCACTCTGCTTTATTTCTGTGAGAACGTGGCCCAGCCGGATGTCTTTTCGAGCATTCCGGCGACCATGTGGTGGGCTGTCGCTACGCTTACCACCGTAGGATATGGAGACATTTACCCCATAACAATCATGGGGAGGTTCTTTGCAAGCATCATCGCTATCCTTGGAATCGGGATGTTTGCGCTACCCGCTGGAATCCTCGGTGCAGGTTTTGTCGAGGCCATCCAGGAATCAAAGAAATCAGAGCGGATTTGTCCGCACTGTGGAAAAGAGATCCGGTGA
- a CDS encoding helix-turn-helix transcriptional regulator, with protein sequence MIQQLENFPELAKAGRKQRVLSQEELAHALDVSFATVNRWENSKTAPSRLAGRLFVSFCRKYADGIVKKITGLGAHG encoded by the coding sequence ATGATTCAACAACTCGAGAACTTTCCCGAACTGGCAAAGGCAGGCCGCAAACAAAGGGTACTCTCTCAAGAAGAACTGGCCCACGCTTTGGACGTCAGCTTTGCCACGGTGAACCGCTGGGAAAACAGCAAGACGGCGCCATCCAGACTGGCTGGTCGCCTATTTGTATCGTTTTGCCGAAAATACGCGGATGGCATTGTGAAGAAAATAACAGGGCTCGGTGCACATGGATAA